One Papio anubis isolate 15944 chromosome 9, Panubis1.0, whole genome shotgun sequence genomic window carries:
- the LOC101013493 gene encoding olfactory receptor 6C6 translates to MTDELVDVFIFMKSKLTCENICTWVTFLNMKLSRAENEVMYFLTCDISFYFLQISQDKRKMKNQSMDIVFTLLGLTNDPLLQIVIFLFLFCNYILSLMGNLTIILLTLLDPRLKTPMYFFLQNFSFLEISFTTVCIPRFLTSILTGDKTISYNACATQLFFFLLLGVTEFYLLAAMSYDRYIAICKPLHYPIIMSSKVCYELVFISWVTGFLIIFPPLVLGLKLDFCASKTIDHFLCDTSPILQISCSDTRFIELMAFILAVLTLIITLLLVIFSYTYIIKTILKFPSVQQQTKALSTCSSHMIVVSITYGSCIFMYMKPSAKERVTLTKGVAVLNTSVAPLLNPFIYTLRNQQVKEALKDMPQRFCYFLHKTKFGYK, encoded by the coding sequence ATGACTGATGAATTGGTGGAtgtgttcatttttatgaaatctaAGTTGACttgtgaaaatatttgcacatgGGTAACTTTTCTAAATATGAAACTTTCTAGGGCTGAGAATGAAGTAATGTATTTTCTTACTTGtgatattagtttttattttctgcagatttcacaggacaaaagaaaaatgaagaaccaATCAATGGACATAGTGTTCACTCTGCTTGGACTGACAAATGACCCTCTACTACAGattgtgatttttctgtttctattttgtaATTATATCCTGAGCCTGATGGGGAACTTAACCATCATTCTCCTCACCCTGCTGGATCCACGGCTCAAGACTCCAATGTATTTCTTCCTCCAAAATTTCTCCTTCTTAGAAATTTCATTCACAACTGTTTGCATTCCACGATTCTTGACAAGCATTCTGACTGGAGACAAGACAATTTCCTACAATGCTTGTGCAACTCAattattcttcttccttttattagGAGTTACTGAGTTTTACCTCCTGGCTGCCATGTCCTATGACCGCTACATTGCCATCTGCAAACCACTGCATTATCCAATCATTATGAGCAGCAAAGTGTGCTACGAACTTGTATTCATCTCTTGGGTAACTGGATTCCTAATCATCTTTCCCCCTTTGGTCTTGGGACTCAAGCTGGATTTCTGTGCTTCCAAAACTATTGATCACTTCTTATGTGACACTTCTCCTATTCTACAGATTTCTTGCTCAGATACACGTTTTATAGAATTAATGGCTTTTATCTTAGCTGTGCTGACACTCATCATCACATTGTTGTTAGTGATCTTCTCCTACACATACATCATCAAAACCATTCTAAAATTCCCTTCTGTTCAACAGCAAACCAAGGCTTTATCCACTTGTTCTTCACACATGATTGTTGTCTCTATTACTTATGGGAGTTGTATCTTTATGTATATGAAACCATCAGCAAAAGAAAGGGTGACTTTAACTAAAGGAGTAGCTGTGCTCAATACCTCTGTTGCCCCTTTACTCAACCCCTTCATTTATACTCTAAGGAACCAGCAGGTGAAAGAAGCTCTCAAGGATATGCCTCaaagattttgttattttctacacAAGACAAAATTTGGATATAAATAA